The following coding sequences lie in one Porphyromonas asaccharolytica DSM 20707 genomic window:
- the ruvC gene encoding crossover junction endodeoxyribonuclease RuvC: protein MSKSRGERILIGIDPGTIVMGYGLLSVRGQHAEMLTMGVIELSRYEDHYTRLGRIYKRVAGLIDEFLPDEMALEAPFYGKNVQSMLKLGRAQGVAMAAALSRDIPIAEYVPMRVKQAITGTGQASKEQVATMLQRVLRIPAELMPEKLDATDGLAVAYCHFLQTSNAVATSNESAKSWKEFIKANPNKVHGL, encoded by the coding sequence ATGAGCAAGTCACGTGGCGAGCGCATCCTGATAGGCATCGACCCCGGCACCATTGTGATGGGCTACGGGTTGCTCTCTGTGCGGGGGCAGCATGCCGAAATGCTCACCATGGGGGTGATCGAGCTGAGCCGATACGAGGATCACTACACCCGTCTGGGGCGTATCTACAAGCGTGTGGCGGGGCTGATCGATGAGTTCCTACCTGATGAGATGGCTCTAGAGGCGCCTTTCTATGGCAAGAATGTGCAGTCGATGCTCAAGCTGGGACGGGCGCAGGGGGTCGCTATGGCGGCGGCCCTGAGCCGAGACATACCCATCGCGGAGTATGTGCCGATGCGTGTCAAGCAAGCGATCACCGGTACGGGTCAAGCTTCCAAAGAGCAGGTCGCGACAATGCTCCAGAGGGTGCTGCGCATTCCTGCCGAACTGATGCCGGAGAAGCTCGATGCGACCGACGGCTTGGCAGTAGCCTACTGCCACTTCCTGCAAACCTCTAATGCGGTGGCTACGTCCAACGAGAGTGCCAAGAGCTGGAAGGAATTTATCAAAGCCAACCCCAACAAAGTGCACGGACTCTAA
- a CDS encoding leucine-rich repeat domain-containing protein: MSKIKMPQIGETGQLLWRYDPKEQSLTLSGAGAIPDYPIAKAPWHELRKQIKSIVLREGVTRIGDYAFYDCTALTSVEIPEGVTQIGESAFACCQSLESVTIPGSVTEIGEGAFESCDSMMALELVSGLKCVGAFAFSECVALRELVLPDTVERIERSAFAGTMALHELVIPGNVQEIGDNAFNGSIQLSSLTLSEGIRVIEEMAFSNCSDLKEVLLPASVERLGDGVFADCLAMTQIAVAPESEYFVVRDNILYSKDLSTLLHYPTGKEEQEFTLPEEVRKIAGLAFASNYFLTEVTLGDHLEEVGAYAFARCSSLSFMSLPAQTTRLGVSPFHDCTMLLEIEVDPSNPYYSSIDGVLYNKDQTQLIQYPAGLSEDFYKVPDTVREIAENACYDAQDLEVLKIPEGVRKIGDMAFAFCDQLRDVEIRVSDPSQIEVGLMAFFSVAGTPRTLRVPKGSRKLYEKSEPWQDFTHKIVEQKDEELEIRG, from the coding sequence ATGAGTAAGATTAAGATGCCACAGATCGGTGAGACGGGGCAACTCTTGTGGCGATATGACCCCAAGGAGCAGTCACTTACGCTATCGGGTGCGGGTGCTATACCCGACTACCCTATTGCAAAAGCCCCGTGGCATGAGCTTAGAAAGCAGATCAAATCGATCGTGCTAAGGGAGGGTGTGACCCGTATCGGTGACTACGCCTTCTATGACTGCACGGCACTCACGAGCGTTGAGATACCCGAAGGGGTGACGCAAATCGGAGAGAGTGCCTTCGCTTGCTGCCAGAGCCTAGAGTCTGTGACGATCCCAGGGAGCGTCACGGAGATTGGCGAGGGCGCTTTTGAGTCTTGTGACAGTATGATGGCGCTGGAGCTTGTCTCGGGACTGAAGTGTGTGGGGGCGTTTGCCTTTAGCGAATGTGTCGCTCTCAGGGAGCTCGTCCTACCTGACACGGTGGAGCGGATCGAGCGCAGTGCTTTTGCGGGCACTATGGCACTCCACGAACTGGTCATCCCAGGCAATGTGCAGGAGATCGGGGACAACGCTTTCAATGGGAGCATCCAGCTCAGCAGTCTCACGCTTTCGGAGGGCATTCGGGTGATTGAGGAGATGGCCTTCAGCAATTGTAGTGACCTCAAGGAGGTGCTACTCCCCGCCTCGGTAGAGCGTCTAGGTGATGGGGTCTTTGCGGACTGTCTGGCTATGACGCAGATCGCCGTAGCCCCTGAGAGTGAGTACTTTGTCGTGCGGGATAACATCCTATATAGTAAGGATCTGAGTACACTGCTACACTATCCTACTGGTAAGGAGGAGCAGGAGTTTACACTGCCTGAGGAGGTGCGCAAGATTGCGGGGCTAGCCTTCGCGAGCAACTACTTTCTAACGGAAGTAACGCTCGGAGATCATCTAGAGGAAGTGGGAGCGTATGCTTTCGCTCGCTGCTCTAGTCTCAGCTTTATGTCTCTGCCAGCGCAGACGACTCGTCTCGGGGTTTCCCCTTTTCACGACTGTACCATGCTCCTCGAGATTGAGGTAGACCCGAGCAACCCATACTACTCCTCTATCGATGGTGTCCTATATAATAAGGATCAGACGCAATTGATCCAGTACCCTGCAGGGCTGTCTGAAGACTTCTACAAAGTCCCCGACACGGTGCGAGAGATCGCTGAGAACGCTTGCTACGACGCCCAGGACCTCGAAGTCTTAAAGATACCTGAGGGGGTACGTAAGATCGGGGATATGGCGTTTGCCTTCTGCGATCAGCTCCGCGATGTGGAGATCCGTGTGTCAGATCCCTCACAGATAGAGGTCGGTTTGATGGCTTTCTTTAGTGTTGCTGGTACGCCCCGCACGCTCCGTGTGCCTAAGGGGAGCCGCAAGCTCTACGAGAAAAGTGAGCCGTGGCAAGACTTCACCCATAAGATTGTCGAGCAAAAGGACGAAGAGTTAGAGATTAGAGGTTAG
- a CDS encoding alpha/beta hydrolase family protein, with protein MTSIRKLLTLLCCYLCGALLLSAQQETGQTAPLGIWEGTLQVSGSELPLRFNIFKDQQERVCCTMDSPSQMATGIEATIELAEGIVITIPTLYVRYEGKLTSSDTIVGTFAQGGMLLPLTLVRASKPAKADRPQTPQPPYPYETEEVTFYNGTAPLHGTLTYPVGHQAGSRVSQVVLFVSGSGIQDRDETLAEHKPFAVLADYLARHGVATLRYDDRGYHDDIDSISVAEATTATLADDAAAAVRYLRGRKTFDKVGVLGHSEGGTIAFMLAARGVPDFIISLAGSTLPGKEVLQDQMDLALTRAEVPEELRAEYLRAAVATFDQAAQSDLRGEALVTKVLSEGHYQLPIGLVLDLKKVAEGLTPWLIYFTQYDPKGDIAQTHCPVLALNGSLDQQVLADKHLAIIEQSLPTKTLRQVRKLEGLNHLFQHATTGAVSEYYQISETIAPEVLELIAEWITQLK; from the coding sequence ATGACCTCAATCCGCAAACTACTCACACTCCTCTGCTGCTACCTCTGTGGCGCACTGCTCCTATCAGCGCAGCAAGAGACAGGGCAAACGGCTCCTCTCGGCATCTGGGAGGGTACCCTGCAAGTCTCAGGCTCGGAGCTACCGCTCCGCTTCAACATCTTCAAGGATCAGCAAGAGCGTGTCTGCTGCACGATGGATAGTCCGTCACAGATGGCGACCGGCATCGAGGCAACGATCGAGCTTGCCGAGGGCATCGTCATCACCATACCGACCCTATACGTTCGCTATGAGGGAAAGCTAACGAGTAGCGACACCATCGTGGGAACCTTCGCTCAGGGCGGTATGTTGCTACCGCTCACACTCGTACGAGCCAGCAAGCCCGCCAAGGCTGATCGTCCGCAGACGCCACAGCCCCCCTACCCCTACGAGACGGAGGAGGTGACCTTTTACAATGGCACAGCACCGCTCCACGGCACGCTCACCTACCCTGTCGGACATCAGGCGGGGAGCCGTGTGAGCCAGGTCGTTCTCTTTGTCTCTGGCTCGGGCATACAGGATCGTGATGAGACTCTTGCAGAGCATAAGCCCTTTGCCGTGCTGGCGGACTACCTAGCGCGGCATGGCGTAGCGACGTTGCGCTACGACGACCGCGGTTACCACGACGATATAGACTCGATTAGTGTCGCTGAGGCGACTACGGCAACGCTAGCTGACGATGCTGCAGCTGCGGTTCGCTACCTACGTGGTCGGAAGACTTTCGACAAGGTGGGCGTGCTGGGGCATAGCGAGGGCGGTACCATCGCCTTCATGCTAGCAGCTCGAGGCGTCCCTGACTTCATCATTAGCTTAGCGGGTAGCACGCTACCTGGCAAGGAGGTTTTGCAAGACCAGATGGACCTTGCCCTTACTCGGGCGGAGGTGCCAGAAGAGCTTCGCGCAGAGTATCTGCGAGCTGCTGTAGCGACCTTTGACCAAGCGGCTCAGAGCGACCTGCGTGGCGAGGCTTTGGTCACCAAGGTCCTTTCGGAGGGACATTACCAACTTCCTATCGGGTTGGTTTTGGATCTCAAGAAGGTTGCCGAAGGGCTGACGCCTTGGCTTATCTACTTCACGCAATACGATCCAAAGGGGGATATAGCGCAGACGCACTGCCCTGTGCTGGCGCTCAATGGTTCGCTAGACCAGCAGGTGCTGGCGGACAAGCATCTAGCGATCATCGAGCAGAGTCTCCCAACGAAGACACTGCGCCAAGTGCGCAAACTGGAGGGGCTGAACCACCTCTTCCAGCATGCGACGACAGGAGCCGTGAGCGAATACTATCAGATCAGTGAGACGATCGCTCCCGAGGTGCTGGAGCTGATCGCTGAGTGGATCACCCAACTTAAATAA
- a CDS encoding DUF4465 domain-containing protein — translation MQRTVTTTLLLLCWLLLPPIVWGQEDNELLMPTETWSSNEHKVGDTPLILYDSGGADGNALASKTGKILFTPEQAGKCIEIEIQELALDNQDELYILEGAAPFSNWSSPNEKLIIRKFTKEDRPTLPLKLRSSDKSGKLTIGSKTKVNPGAGFKIIVRTVDQPAIQVASVLEDKSASHDPYIGEQSLIVSNLKITTEGLAKAPQLTALHYKLSETKPSDITAIYLYEANSRKPKQLDADKLLGKTTEVSAEGTITLSKEYTLSEPNYDLVLVVDLKSDVEAGSRIDVATTKLTTTLGDHEVTLQEPKALTVEDAYALSKTPQTYTIGDKSLTLYDDGGKYEPISEKFDGYAVFKPETAGKVIQVDFTKLDLFSYSSIGRADLVEVYNGSEVNADNLIIKLNKETAYKATSTAPDGSLTIRLVTNTGTPKAGFEALVSQIAPLPMAVDSLSGRTIEVDTFAMPINAGVQQVGMVAFTLVAKGTKDPVTLQRLDLSSISKTKDVAQVALYYSPIVDDFTKAKEIARWDFAEALTATLPMPQVLREGANYFYLAVDLQETAHKGNKVNLSIDKLYLSAGEKTLPEQERTRTEALEVMNKMVLTLGKHHIKVYEPWDFTPQLKHSLTTGYDTDAGERSVTFEATTPDNVIQLDINEWDFYYSSWGSKPTLRIYDGEDATAPLLFELKSDREAYKTKPADYIRSTQKALTFVFDAKGASGSLGWRGQVKQYLPQDMKVDSAAAKQLELPFVAVGSEQNQVLALDLHTTGDRNPIHIDGLTVDLKGGAPQIERVALYAATVEGTLDANKLIAEAQVEPTMQSVDLPTDSLQKYGMLREFANSYILALDIRKDAPLADSIDVAIAKLSVAGQTVAVRDADPKGSYKLVNIFNHPASDDNKEVTVTTPLSYYDEGGPNGNTLKNTGSYVTFLPAHEGEVITLTIDSIALRSATFGIYSGRDHTDESKLLSTGDNNMLKQTGVKTFVSQEQDGSLTVYYKGSNTYAYGWAARVESVKPRNLFVEKVSAEALPVDEQGVLSGSSLPVVRIDLTTAGEQGKTTLEKLQLEISSEGIEELALYTTGAIKEFDEARLIATVKPLATQTDVVFKLDPADTLTLSRTQYYWVKAQLAGDLKAGTPISVSAKGVTAGGAKYDVIQEKPFDTKTREGGLQGTLRVGSSSSATYKSLAAAAKDLTKQGVSGAVTVEVEPGEYPEAVLLERVPGASAKNSITIVGLGNSRDEVVLSANGYDKPIGDDAYRRAYGVMTVRNTPYVTLRNMTIHSTDLGFPTMVYVQENSSHFTMDNCYVYTKNTSNTGYNMSPHLVKIEGASRPHAQSCDVVVENSLFEGGHIALQIGGTTTVANPVGKGYTVRNNRFVDHSGKAIYVTRASEVLIEGNEMVQQIAPQREYIGIDATFHTDVKIIGNDFDLTQPEAYKLSNLIGINVREVQGEGLLVANNVIRITRGSATSRAFAASKVTGLNFVFNTAIARDGKCTALLMLNNTIASSQLSDNILQNRDGGGILFSNQALPNEQLTCDRNALYTSDSEGILITAKGKKYDETNYQEATKSTASKVVEVAFVSDKVLYPKDMTVLPQGVQHAAVTTDILGATRDKEHPTVGAYEQDPNVTDEAPKLINKEVVRALHQSATISVEPDQMTDVYLMTIAQGEETTTAPDAATIRDKGTHFTALAKRTTEFTIMGLKPETTYEVYGLLHGTLNNKETEPELLFTFTTTYMPTRVATFEKDNRTIEGDVVYSGTNSFVGIKVVEDFTRSLNQIAEMAGDKVTITVTNSKGKIPQRGFSLMADRPVYMRIDGGTRITLPATEQEWAYVDLAQRGDIREVTLESRGKLWIDDYNGDALAMQLAIAPVTISLGQQAQLTAEVIRGVAPYSYEWSQGDSLQTVSVAPTQTTRYSVTVTDAAGSQVTESVYVYVNGLHGDAMVATFEEEPLSSEEPYNQKAPFGSGSFAFSNSYNAEWNSWSGFALAASADTTYTGAFTTQQYNNVVGGGQELEGHSKQYVVAYCPGDNPAWGTYNPIVTVMPGSDRKVQLDGVYLTNTAWVKSFATKGDKNFGRPAFEEGSFFIVTITADNGNKVEVPLIDYRNKKRELVNDWKWINLSSLGEVKTLKFSIESSDSYAPSYFAMDNLHIKQDASTKPAKEQIALEVMATTETTAQVRWQALPTQVSYTVSYRPVGADASATQTMRLDPTQQLRSLELRDGYVYTTLEGLQTGTRYEVTVEATIMPAMQTVAQGKTTFTTQAIDGKLDAKLVAGSLQAQSFSISFATIDKAERYMVELAKVDKEGNATAVDIISIAADGSPLGELSPFQGPPTLQDGRITLPLANLSEQTAYRVTITARQGETKLCSEQLIIVTPQATALADVNGETGRVIATPAGILVIGLQGATVELYTASGAQIGHYQITEPEQFIAEPFQSGVYIVVAHKAGEVSTFRLIL, via the coding sequence ATGCAAAGAACAGTAACGACAACGCTCCTACTACTCTGCTGGTTACTCCTGCCACCGATCGTGTGGGGACAAGAGGACAACGAACTCTTGATGCCCACAGAGACTTGGAGCAGTAACGAGCATAAGGTGGGAGATACCCCGCTGATCCTCTACGATAGTGGAGGAGCCGACGGCAATGCTTTGGCAAGCAAGACGGGGAAGATCCTCTTCACGCCAGAGCAAGCTGGCAAATGTATCGAGATAGAGATACAGGAGCTTGCCTTAGACAATCAAGACGAGCTTTACATCCTCGAGGGTGCCGCACCTTTCTCTAATTGGTCCTCTCCTAACGAGAAATTAATTATCAGGAAGTTTACTAAGGAGGATAGACCGACGCTCCCCCTTAAGCTTCGCTCCAGTGACAAGTCTGGTAAGCTAACAATCGGTAGCAAGACGAAAGTTAATCCAGGTGCCGGCTTTAAGATCATCGTACGCACGGTCGATCAGCCTGCGATCCAGGTCGCCTCTGTCCTAGAGGACAAGAGTGCTAGCCACGACCCCTACATCGGCGAGCAGTCGCTCATCGTCTCTAACCTCAAGATAACAACCGAGGGACTAGCCAAGGCTCCCCAGCTGACGGCTCTGCACTACAAGCTCAGCGAGACAAAGCCGAGCGACATCACGGCAATATACCTCTACGAGGCAAACAGTCGTAAACCCAAACAGCTAGACGCTGACAAGCTACTCGGCAAGACGACAGAAGTCTCTGCCGAGGGTACGATCACACTCTCTAAGGAGTACACGCTCTCTGAGCCTAACTATGATCTAGTTTTGGTCGTTGACCTCAAGAGCGATGTGGAGGCTGGTAGCCGTATCGATGTTGCTACGACAAAGCTCACAACGACTCTGGGCGACCACGAGGTAACGCTCCAAGAGCCTAAGGCGCTCACCGTAGAGGATGCCTACGCACTCTCTAAGACTCCGCAGACCTATACCATAGGTGATAAGTCTCTGACGCTATACGATGATGGCGGTAAGTATGAGCCAATCAGCGAGAAGTTTGACGGATACGCTGTCTTCAAGCCTGAGACTGCTGGCAAGGTGATCCAGGTAGACTTTACGAAGCTAGATCTCTTTAGCTACTCTTCGATCGGTCGTGCTGATCTCGTTGAGGTGTACAATGGCTCAGAGGTCAATGCGGACAACCTCATCATCAAGCTCAACAAGGAGACGGCTTACAAAGCAACTTCGACAGCCCCCGACGGTAGTCTGACGATCCGTCTTGTAACGAATACGGGGACTCCTAAGGCTGGTTTTGAGGCACTGGTCTCTCAGATCGCTCCTCTGCCTATGGCGGTCGACTCGCTCTCGGGTAGAACCATCGAGGTCGACACTTTTGCGATGCCTATCAATGCGGGCGTCCAGCAGGTTGGCATGGTTGCCTTCACGCTCGTTGCTAAGGGGACCAAAGACCCTGTCACACTGCAGCGTCTAGACCTTAGCTCAATCAGCAAGACGAAAGACGTAGCTCAGGTGGCGCTCTATTACAGCCCGATCGTAGATGACTTTACGAAGGCTAAGGAGATCGCACGCTGGGACTTTGCCGAGGCACTCACCGCCACGCTCCCCATGCCTCAAGTACTGCGTGAGGGGGCTAACTACTTCTACCTAGCTGTAGACCTCCAGGAGACTGCTCACAAGGGCAACAAGGTCAACCTATCCATTGACAAGCTCTACCTCTCAGCAGGCGAGAAGACGCTACCCGAGCAGGAGCGCACCCGCACGGAGGCGCTAGAGGTAATGAATAAGATGGTGCTCACCCTCGGTAAGCATCATATCAAGGTGTACGAGCCTTGGGACTTTACGCCTCAGCTCAAGCACAGCCTTACCACGGGATATGACACTGACGCAGGCGAGCGCAGCGTCACCTTTGAAGCTACCACTCCAGACAACGTTATACAGCTTGACATCAATGAGTGGGACTTCTACTACTCCTCTTGGGGTAGCAAGCCTACGCTCCGAATCTATGACGGAGAGGATGCCACGGCTCCTCTGCTCTTTGAGCTAAAGTCCGATAGGGAAGCCTACAAAACGAAGCCTGCCGACTACATTCGCTCTACGCAGAAGGCTCTGACCTTCGTCTTTGACGCTAAAGGTGCATCAGGTTCGCTAGGCTGGCGTGGTCAGGTCAAGCAGTACCTGCCACAGGACATGAAGGTTGACTCAGCCGCTGCAAAGCAGCTCGAGCTACCCTTCGTCGCTGTCGGCTCTGAGCAGAACCAAGTCTTAGCTCTTGACCTCCATACGACTGGAGACCGCAATCCGATCCATATCGATGGGCTCACCGTAGACCTCAAGGGTGGAGCTCCTCAGATCGAGCGGGTGGCACTCTATGCCGCTACGGTTGAGGGTACACTCGATGCGAACAAGCTCATCGCAGAGGCTCAGGTGGAGCCGACGATGCAAAGTGTCGACCTGCCGACCGACTCACTGCAGAAGTACGGTATGCTGAGGGAGTTTGCCAATAGCTACATTCTCGCACTAGACATTCGCAAGGATGCTCCCTTGGCTGACAGCATAGATGTGGCTATTGCCAAGCTATCGGTCGCTGGTCAGACGGTTGCTGTCCGCGACGCTGATCCTAAGGGATCGTACAAGCTGGTCAACATTTTCAACCACCCAGCATCGGACGACAATAAAGAGGTGACCGTTACCACGCCGCTATCCTATTACGATGAGGGTGGTCCCAATGGCAATACGCTCAAGAACACAGGCTCGTACGTGACCTTCCTCCCAGCCCATGAGGGCGAGGTGATAACCCTCACGATCGACTCAATAGCTCTAAGAAGTGCCACCTTCGGCATCTACTCTGGGCGTGACCATACAGATGAGAGCAAGCTACTCTCCACAGGAGACAACAATATGCTCAAGCAGACTGGTGTCAAGACCTTTGTCTCGCAAGAGCAGGACGGCTCGCTGACGGTCTACTACAAGGGCTCAAATACTTACGCTTACGGCTGGGCTGCTCGTGTAGAGAGTGTCAAGCCTCGCAATCTATTTGTCGAGAAGGTCTCTGCGGAGGCTCTCCCCGTAGATGAGCAGGGTGTACTCTCGGGTAGCTCACTGCCCGTAGTACGTATCGACCTAACCACCGCTGGTGAGCAGGGCAAGACGACCCTCGAGAAGCTACAGCTAGAAATCTCTAGCGAAGGCATCGAGGAGCTCGCACTCTACACTACGGGAGCCATCAAGGAGTTTGACGAGGCACGTCTGATAGCTACAGTCAAGCCACTAGCGACACAGACAGATGTAGTCTTTAAGCTCGATCCCGCCGATACACTTACGCTATCGCGTACGCAGTACTACTGGGTCAAGGCGCAGCTCGCTGGCGACCTCAAGGCAGGTACACCTATCTCAGTCTCTGCCAAGGGTGTTACCGCTGGAGGTGCCAAGTACGATGTGATCCAGGAGAAGCCCTTTGACACGAAGACGCGCGAGGGCGGACTACAAGGCACACTCCGTGTCGGCTCTAGTAGCTCTGCTACTTACAAGAGCTTAGCTGCCGCTGCTAAGGATCTGACCAAGCAGGGTGTCTCTGGTGCTGTCACCGTAGAGGTCGAGCCTGGTGAGTATCCTGAGGCGGTCCTTCTAGAGCGTGTCCCCGGAGCTTCTGCCAAGAACAGCATCACCATCGTTGGTCTCGGCAACTCCCGTGACGAGGTCGTTCTCTCTGCCAATGGCTATGACAAGCCTATTGGGGACGATGCCTACCGACGTGCTTATGGTGTGATGACCGTACGCAATACCCCCTACGTGACGCTACGCAATATGACGATCCACTCGACAGACCTAGGTTTCCCAACGATGGTCTACGTACAGGAGAACTCATCGCACTTCACGATGGACAATTGCTATGTCTACACCAAGAACACGAGCAATACTGGCTACAATATGTCTCCGCACCTTGTCAAGATAGAGGGAGCTAGCCGTCCACACGCGCAGAGCTGTGACGTCGTGGTTGAGAACTCGCTCTTTGAGGGTGGACACATTGCTCTACAGATCGGAGGTACAACGACCGTTGCCAACCCCGTAGGTAAGGGCTACACGGTACGCAACAACCGCTTCGTAGATCATAGCGGTAAGGCTATCTACGTCACGCGTGCCTCGGAGGTCCTTATCGAGGGCAACGAGATGGTACAGCAGATCGCTCCTCAGAGAGAGTACATCGGTATCGATGCAACCTTCCACACGGATGTGAAGATCATCGGTAACGACTTTGACCTGACACAGCCTGAGGCGTATAAACTCAGCAACCTCATCGGTATCAACGTTCGTGAGGTGCAGGGTGAGGGACTACTTGTCGCCAACAATGTGATACGCATCACGCGTGGATCTGCTACTAGTCGAGCTTTTGCAGCTAGCAAGGTGACGGGACTGAACTTTGTCTTCAACACCGCTATAGCTCGTGACGGCAAGTGCACAGCACTCCTCATGCTCAATAACACGATTGCCTCGTCTCAGCTCTCTGACAATATCCTGCAGAACCGAGACGGTGGAGGCATCCTCTTTAGCAATCAAGCACTTCCCAACGAGCAGCTCACTTGCGACCGCAATGCGCTCTACACTTCTGACAGTGAGGGTATACTGATCACCGCCAAGGGTAAGAAGTACGACGAAACCAACTATCAGGAGGCGACGAAGAGCACAGCATCTAAGGTCGTAGAGGTTGCCTTTGTATCTGACAAGGTACTCTATCCGAAGGATATGACCGTACTACCACAGGGAGTACAGCACGCTGCTGTCACGACGGACATCCTCGGAGCAACTCGTGACAAAGAGCATCCGACCGTTGGAGCTTATGAGCAAGATCCTAATGTGACTGATGAGGCTCCCAAGCTCATCAACAAGGAGGTAGTTCGTGCACTGCATCAGTCTGCTACGATCTCTGTCGAGCCAGATCAGATGACCGACGTCTACCTGATGACGATCGCACAGGGTGAGGAGACTACGACAGCTCCAGACGCTGCTACGATACGAGACAAGGGTACGCACTTCACGGCTCTTGCCAAGCGTACGACCGAGTTCACCATTATGGGGCTAAAGCCTGAGACCACTTATGAGGTCTACGGACTGCTCCATGGTACGCTCAATAATAAGGAGACCGAGCCTGAGCTCCTCTTCACCTTTACCACCACCTATATGCCTACACGAGTGGCTACCTTTGAGAAGGACAACCGCACCATAGAGGGTGATGTCGTCTACTCAGGCACCAACAGCTTTGTAGGTATCAAGGTCGTCGAGGACTTCACCCGCTCACTCAATCAGATTGCTGAGATGGCGGGCGACAAGGTGACCATCACCGTGACCAACTCTAAGGGCAAGATACCACAGCGAGGCTTCTCGCTCATGGCTGACCGCCCCGTCTATATGCGCATCGATGGCGGTACACGTATCACGCTCCCCGCTACTGAGCAGGAGTGGGCTTACGTAGACCTCGCTCAGAGAGGCGACATACGTGAGGTGACTCTCGAAAGCCGTGGCAAGCTATGGATCGACGACTACAACGGCGATGCCCTTGCTATGCAGCTCGCTATTGCTCCCGTGACCATCAGTCTCGGACAGCAAGCTCAGTTGACGGCTGAGGTGATCCGTGGTGTAGCGCCTTATAGCTACGAGTGGTCACAGGGCGACTCGCTGCAGACTGTCTCTGTAGCTCCCACGCAGACGACACGATACAGTGTCACTGTGACTGACGCTGCGGGTAGCCAGGTTACTGAGAGCGTCTATGTCTACGTCAATGGACTACACGGCGATGCGATGGTGGCAACCTTTGAGGAGGAGCCACTCTCTAGCGAGGAGCCTTACAATCAGAAGGCTCCATTTGGCAGCGGTTCATTTGCTTTCTCCAACAGTTACAATGCTGAGTGGAATAGCTGGAGCGGCTTTGCCCTAGCAGCTAGTGCCGATACAACCTACACGGGCGCCTTTACGACGCAGCAGTACAACAACGTCGTCGGTGGTGGTCAGGAACTGGAGGGTCACTCCAAGCAGTATGTCGTGGCTTACTGTCCTGGCGACAATCCGGCATGGGGCACCTACAACCCCATCGTCACGGTCATGCCCGGTAGCGACCGCAAGGTTCAGCTCGATGGTGTCTATCTGACGAACACAGCCTGGGTCAAGAGCTTTGCTACCAAGGGCGACAAGAACTTCGGTCGTCCCGCCTTTGAGGAGGGTAGCTTCTTTATCGTGACCATCACGGCTGACAATGGCAACAAGGTCGAAGTGCCACTCATCGACTATCGCAATAAGAAGCGCGAACTGGTCAACGACTGGAAGTGGATCAATCTCTCCTCTCTCGGTGAGGTCAAGACGCTCAAGTTCTCCATCGAGTCGAGCGACAGCTATGCGCCTAGCTACTTCGCTATGGACAACCTGCACATCAAGCAGGATGCCTCTACCAAGCCTGCTAAGGAGCAGATAGCACTTGAGGTGATGGCAACGACCGAGACCACAGCGCAGGTACGCTGGCAGGCACTCCCCACGCAGGTGAGCTACACGGTAAGCTATCGCCCTGTAGGTGCTGACGCTAGTGCGACGCAGACGATGCGTCTCGATCCTACGCAGCAGCTACGCTCGCTAGAGCTTCGTGACGGTTATGTCTACACCACCCTCGAGGGGCTACAGACTGGCACACGCTATGAGGTCACCGTCGAGGCGACCATTATGCCAGCTATGCAGACGGTCGCTCAGGGTAAGACCACCTTCACGACTCAGGCTATCGATGGTAAGCTAGATGCTAAGCTCGTCGCAGGCTCACTGCAGGCTCAGAGCTTCTCCATCTCCTTTGCTACGATTGACAAGGCTGAGCGCTATATGGTTGAGCTGGCTAAGGTGGACAAGGAGGGTAACGCTACAGCTGTCGATATCATCAGCATCGCTGCTGACGGCTCGCCTCTAGGCGAACTCTCACCGTTCCAGGGTCCGCCCACGCTACAAGATGGTCGCATCACGCTACCGCTCGCCAATCTTAGCGAGCAGACCGCTTACCGTGTGACCATCACAGCGCGTCAGGGCGAGACGAAACTCTGCTCTGAGCAGCTCATCATCGTCACTCCACAAGCGACGGCACTCGCTGACGTCAATGGCGAGACTGGACGTGTCATAGCGACCCCCGCGGGTATCCTCGTGATCGGTCTACAGGGTGCGACCGTCGAGCTCTACACAGCTAGCGGTGCTCAGATAGGTCACTACCAGATCACTGAGCCTGAGCAATTCATCGCTGAGCCATTCCAGTCCGGTGTCTACATCGTCGTGGCTCACAAGGCAGGCGAGGTCAGCACCTTCCGACTGATCCTCTAG